The Pedobacter ginsengisoli region AGGGTTCTGGAAAAACGGCTTTGGCTTTTTTCAATGTCAAACATCTTACCGATTATTACCAAAAGAAAAATATCATTCCGAAGTTCTATTTTATTGTAGATAGAATAGATTTATTAATTCAATCTTCTGCGGAGTTTGCTAATCGTGGACTTAAAGTAAACCAAGTAAATTCACGTCAAGAATTTATTAACGATCTGCAAGTAGTTGGCGCTATTCATAATGATAGCGGACAACCTGAAATTACAGTAGTTAATATTCAGAAATTCAGCGAAGATGCCACCGTTATTAAACTGCCAGATTATGATATCAATACCCAGCGTGTTTATTTTCTGGATGAGGCGCATAGAAGTTACAATCCAAAAGGTAATTACCTGGCCAACCTTATTAATTCGGATAGAAATGCGGTAATTATTGCTTTAACCGGTACACCGTTATTAAGAGAAGTTGCCAAAGAATATGATTCCAAATTGCTCTTCGGAAGTTATATACATAAATATTATTACAACCGCTCCATTGCAGATGGCTACACCTTGCGTTTGATTCGTGAAGAAATTGAAGGCAGCTTTAAGATGGAAATGAAGGAAGTAATGGAACAAATAAAGCTGTTAAAAGGCGATATCAAAGCATCAGATGTATATGCTGAAAAACCATTTGCTCAGGGCTTACTGGATTATATAACCAAAGACCTAAATGAATTCAGAGATTATTGGCAGGATGAATCTTTAGGAGGAATGGTGGTGTGTGATTCATCCAAACAGGCAAAAATGTTGTTCCAGTTGTTTGAAGAACAATATGGAGAACAAGAAACAAACGCAGATAAACTACCTATGGCGGCAGAGCCATCTGCTCCTTATGGTAAACGTAAAAAGAGGGAACTGACGGCAGCTTTGATTTTACATGACGAAAATGATAAAGCAATTCGCAAGAATCTTATTAAAGCATATAAAGGCGGAAAAGTAGATATCCTTTTTGTATACAACATGCTATTGACTGGCTTTGATGCCAAACGTTTGAAAAAACTCTATCTGGCTCGTGTTATTCAAGATCACAATTTATTGCAGACGCTGACACGGGTGAATCGACCGTATAAAACCTATCAATATGGCTACGTAGTAGATTTTGCCGATATTTCCAAAGCTTTTGACCGAACAAATCAATTGTATTTTAAAGAGTTGCAGGATCAGCTTGGTGATGAAATGGACATGTACTCCAATCTGTTCAAGTCGGAAACAGAAATCAGAGCCGAGATAGAAAATATCAAAGAAACACTTTTTCATTACGATACCGAGAACCGCGAACTATTTTCGCAGCAAATCAGCCAGCTCTCTGATAAAAAGGAATTGTTGCAATTGGTAAAAGCCTTAAGAACTGCCAAAGAATTAAAAAATCTGATTGCATTACAAGGCTTAGATGAACTTGGTGAGTTGGTAGATTTCGAAGTGCTGAACCGTTTATTAATAGAAGCGCAAAACCGACTGGACAATCTCAATTTTATTGAAAATATCGGCCATGCCGAAACATCACACAACCTATTGAATGCAGCATTGGAAGACATCATCTTTCAATTTATTAAAGTAGGCGAAGAAGAATTGAAACTGGCAGACGAATTGAAAGACCAGCTTCGTAAAACACGTGAAGCCCTACAAAGTAATTTTGACCAGAACGATCCCGTTTTTGTAAACCTAAGGGAAGAGTTGGAACGTATTTTCAAGAAAAAAAATCTAACCGAAACTACGCAGGCCGAAATGGTAGAAAACTTACCTTTGCTGCGTAAAATATATGATGAGGCTAAAGAGCTAAATCGCAAAAATGCGTTGCTCAAAGCCAAATACAGCAACGATGAAAAATATGTCCGCATTCACAAGCGCCTGACAGAAAAAGGGAAGCTTAATGCCAAAGAAATGCAATTGCATCGGGCATTGATGCTGGTAAAAAACGAAGTAGATGATCGACTTGAAGGACAAGAAGATTATTTAAACAATGAAGCCTTATTCGAACGCTATTTAATTAGACTGGTTGCTCAAAAATTTGTAGTAGACGAAAAAATAGGCTTAGATACCGAAATGCGACAAAATATCAGTACGCTTATCGGGAAAGAATACTTTCAACTTTATGATAACAGATTATAAGAAATGACACTAGATATAACATATACCACCAAAACCAAACAGCTCATAGATAACCTAAAAAGTGTTTGTGCCAACTATGGTTTGGGTAACGACGGAAACGAATTCAAGATTATTTCACAAGTATTTTTGTATAAATTTTTAAATGATAAATTCCATTACGAAGTAAAAAAACAACAGCAAAAGCTGGGCAAAGATGCTGATCCCGAACTATTGATGGATTTGCTGGATGAAAATGTACCGCAATTGAGGAAGGATCAATTAATATCCCATCTGCATAACATTCAAAACAGTGACGATTTTGCCAAAACATTCGATGATACGCTAAGAGATATCGGTACACAAAATGCAGGTATATTTTCTATCAAATCTTATTTGGGTGCTAAGGATAAATTGTTTGATGAGTTAAGTCAGTTTATTTCAGATGCCTCACAACGGGATGCTTTCTGTAAGGCTTTAATTAATAAATTATTTGAATTTAGTTTTGAGGAAAGTTTCGAAGATTATTTTGAAGAAAAATATGATTTCTTTAAAGATATTTTTGAATATCTGATTAAAGACTACAACTCTGATTCTGGAGGTAAATATGCCGAATATTATACCCCTAACGCGGTAGCACGGATTATTGCTAATATTCTGGTTCCCGAGCCTGTAAAGCAGGCAAAATGTTATGACCCTAGTGTGGGATCGGGTTCCTTATTGATGTCGTTAGCTCATAAAATTGGGGAAGATAAGTGTACCATTTATTCTGAAGATATTTCGCAAAAATCGAGTACCATGTTGCGATTGAATTTGATTTTGAACAATCTGACGCACAGCATTCCCAATGTAATAAAAACCAATACCATTGCGCAGCCTTATTACTTGGATAAGCAAAAATTCGACTATATCGTATCCAATCCGCCTTTTAAGCTCGATTTTTCAGATTTTAGAGATGATTTAGAGAAAGATAGTTTTAAAGAACGTTTTTTTGCAGGTATTCCCAATGTGCCAAAAGCAAAAAAAGAGTCTATGGCTATCTATTTGCTGTTTATACAGCATATTATGCACAGTCTAAATGATAATGGGAAAGCAGCTATTGTTGTACCCACTGGGTTTATTACTGCGCAAAGCGGTATCGAAAAGAAAATACGCGAACGGTTGATCGATAAAGGTTGGCTGCGGGGTGTAGTGAGCATGCCAAGTAATATTTTCGCCAGTACAGGCACCAATGTGTCGGTAATATTTATAGATAAAAAAGCCGATGGTGAACATATTGTGCTAATGGATGCTAGTAAATTGGGCGAAACAGTAAAAGAAGGTAAAAACCAGCGCACCGTATTAACGCGTGAAGAAGAAGCTCGCATTGTAGAAACTTTTAACAACAAAAAAGCAATAGAGGATCTCTCAGTAATTGTAACCAAAAAGCAGATCAAAGAAAAGAACTACTCTTTTTCTGCCGGACAGTATTTTGAAGTGAAAATCGAATATATAGACATTACAGCTGATGAATTCCAAGAAAAAATGAAAGGTTTTGAAGAACGATTAAGTAGTTTATTTGTTGAAGGAAATCGCTTGGATAATGAAATTCAGAAACAGTTAAAGGGGGTTAGATATGAAAGAGATTAAGCTTACTAATTTTATTGATGAAATTTCAATGGGACCTTTTGGTTCTAATATTAAAGTAGATAATTTCAAATCAAGTGGAATACCTGTATTAAATGGATCTAATTTAAGTAATCATAAGCTAGTTGAGGACTCTTTCAATTTTGTTAGTAGAGAAAAGGCAGATTCCTTAGGGAAAGCAAATGCCAAAAGAGGGGATATTGTTATAACGCACCGTGGTACATTAGGACAGGTATCTTTTATTCCAAAGAACTCAAAATTCGAAAGATATGTCATATCACAAAGTCAATTTAGAGTTAGATTTAATGAAAAAATAAATGCTATTTACTTTTCGTATTTAATGAAAAGTGAATATGGTCAAGGGAAATTATTATCTTTTAAAAATCATGTTGGAGTTCCAGCGTTAGCCCAAGCAACAACAAATTTTAAAAATCTTGAAATGTTTATACACAACATTTCAGACCAGCAAAAAATAGCAACCATTTTGTCCTCATTAGATGATAAAATAGAACTCAATAATAAAATCAATACCGAACTGGAACAAATGGCCAAAACCCTATATGATTATTGGTTTGTGCAATTTGATTTTCCTAATGAAGAAGGCAACCCATATAAATCTTCAGGTGGTAAAATGATCTATAATGAAGTGTTGAAAAGGGAAATTCCTGAGGGATGGGAAGTGAATAAGTTAGGAGCATTGACATCATTTCTGTCAAGAGGAATATCGCCAAAATATATAGAAGGAAAAGGTGGAATACCAGTTCTTAATCAAAAGTGTATTAGAGGACATCGCGTGTTATACGAATTTCAGCGAAGACATGATAGTGAAGCTAAACGCTCTTCTAGTAGATTAGTTGAAAAATATGATGTTTTAGTTAATTCTACAGGTGTAGGTACTTTAGGAAGAGTAGCATTAGTTCGTTGGCTTAATGAGGAAGATGTCACTGTCGATTCACATGTTACGATAGTAAGGGCTATAGCAGAAAAGATCAATACTGTGTTTTTTGGTTATTCTCTTTTAACTAAACAAGCAGAAATAGAAAGCTTTGCAAATGGCTCAACAGGACAAGTAGAATTAAATCGTAGCCAACTATCAGATGTGAACTTATTGGTACCACCAGAAAATTTTCAAAATAAATTTTGTGAGTTTTATATACCAATAATTGAAAAAACATCTATTAATGAACGTGAAAATCATGAACTCACTCAGCTCCGTGATTGGCTTTTACCAATGTTAATGAATGGGCAGGTAAAGGTTAACAGTGAATATAAGCCAAAGGAAGAAAATTTATCGGTAGCAGCGGAGCCAATAGTTGCTTATATAAACGACACGCAGCTAAACATTCCTGTAAACAAAAAAGGATTTGCCAAGCAGGTACTGGCTGGCAAAATTGTATCTGAATTTAAGTACGATCCAAATTTTACAGATATCAAGTTTCAAAAGATACAGTTTCTTGCAGAGCATATTATTGAAGCTGATCTAAACCTAAACTATTATTACCAAGCGGCAGGTCCATACGATAATAAGTTTATGCATACTATTTATACGGATTTCAATAAACAAAAATGGTTTGATTATCAGGATAAGAAGTTTGTAGCCTTAGAAAAGCAAGAAAAAATCGAAGGTTATTACCAGGGATATTTTGCTCCTGCGCAAGAGCGGTTGAATAAGTTATTTGAACTATTGTATCACACCTCAGAAGCGGAAGCAGAAATCATTGCGACACTATACGCTGTATGGAACAATCGTATTATCGAAGGCAAGCCGGTAACAGAAATTGAACTGATCGAAGATTTTTATCAATGGAGTGATCGAAAATTACAGTACAAAGAAGAACAACTTTTTGCAGGTCTACAATGGTTAAAAGAAAACGAAATGGAACCAAAAGGTTTTGGACAGTTGATTAAGAAGGCTAAAGGGAAAAGTAATCTTAATTAGAAATTATGGTAGATAGCCCCATTTTAAACAACTGGTACGAGGCTTATAGGTTAATCGCTGAGTTATTATTTAAGACATATAAAGAAAGTCAAGAGAATCCTGCAAAAGAGCTTTATAACAGACTCAAAGAAACAAGATTTTCGGAGATAAATGAAGGACGCTTATTTCGTGATCGACTATCCAGAATATCTGAATGGGGTTTAGATCCTATACAGATATTTGCTACATTTAATTATCCCAAAATTGGAGATAGACGAATTAATGTTATTAATTCACTTTTAGAAGAGTTTCAATCTGACAAACGTGTAGACGATAGTACTTCATTTGATGGCTGTCCTTCTCCAATCATTACCCAGATCATTCAATATAGGGGTTGGCAAGCTCAGAATCAAATATGGACCATGTTCGACGAGATCATGGAAAATGGTATAAAGGGATTAAAGCAAAAACATTTTTTATCATTGAAAGATTTGAGGGGGATTGATATCGCATCTTTTACCATGTTTTTGTATTGGATCAATTCGTATGAGTTCCTGCCACTGGATCGAAACACTGTTGATTTTCTTAAATCTTTTAATATTATAGATAGTAGGCCGCGTACATATAAAGAATATTTTGAATTGTGTACGCAAAAGCTAACTTTTAATGGGGAACAATATAATAATGAGGATGCTTTTAGAAATATCGTTAGAGATGCCTATCTATATTCTAATAGTTCGTATACGGGAGAAATTTTAAGTGGTAGTACAATATCAATTATTTCGAAAATAGAACCAGCTTCCGCAGTTGAAGCTTTAGAAACAATTGCAAAACGTAAACAAAGAGAGCGTATAAAAGGATTTCAGATTATTGCTTTGCGTCCGAGAAAAAATATTCAAGGAGAAAATTCGAAACAAAAACATTTAAAAAATCTTACCGAAGGAGAGCTTTATCAATTTTACCATTCGTATCGATTTAATAAAGAAAGTGACGATGAAATTGTATATAAACCAGATGAAGATCTAAATCTATATAGTATTGGAGATTTAAATATTTCAGTTTCTGCAATAGTTGGGAAAAATGGATCGGGTAAAAGCACAATAGCAGATTTTTTGTATCTAGTAATCAATAAAATTGCCTTTTTAAAAAAGATAAAGTCTACAGAAAAGCTTATCAACGAAGAGGTTTTTGCTGATCTTTTTGTCAGATTAGATAAACTGTATAAAATTTCTGTTGGAGACTCTATAGAAGTTTTCGAATATGAGCTTAGGGATGATGATAACACCTACAATATAACGACTAAAAAGAACGAAGGAAAAGGCATTTTTGAAACATTTGATATTGAAAGTTTCTGCTATTCTATTGTAGTGAATTATTCTCTCTATGCACTTAACACAAATGTTTTAGGCAATTGGATATATCCCCTATTTCACAAAAATGATAGTTATCAGACACCTATTGTTTTAAACCCCCTCAGGAATAATGGTAATATCGATGTAAATAATGAAGAAGGATTGGCAAAATCAAGAATGTTATCCAATATCTTGGAACCCGACCTAATTAATTTTGAACTTAATAAAATACCTGAGCTAGTTTCAGATTCAGTCCCTGTTAGATTTATACTTGAGTATGATGAAGAAAAAATAAGTCGTAAAAAAAAGAAATATAGACAGTTATATAAGCAATTGCATCAAAAACATATTAATAAGGTAATTAATAATATAGGCTTTGAGATAAATTTAGAATCAGATTTTTTAAAACAAGCTAAGGAGTATGTTTATCTTAAAATAGTAGAGATAGCGAATAAATATCCTAAATTCAAGAAATTCAAAAATTTGCCTCATTGGATTTCTTCCGACAAAACTCAACTTCAATTATATCTTAGTAAACTATCTGAAGAAACCAGCCACATTACGTTTAAATTAAGACAGGCCGTTAATTATTTGAAATATGGTATTTATAACCCGGGAAAAGATGATGAAATTTTGTTTTTATCGAGAAAAATCAGAGAAATTAAGGAAGAAACAAATTTACGTACGATAGAACTTGTACCACCTGCATTCTTTAAAACTAATATAGTTTTTAATCACGGTGGCACTTTTAACGAACTGAGCTCGGGCGAAAAACAACAGGTGTTTTCCATTAATACCATTGCCTATCATATATACAATATTGCCTCAGTTATGTATGAAAAGGATACGTTCAAATATAATAACATTAACATAGTATTCGACGAGGTTGAATTGTACTTTCATCCCGAAATGCAAAGAACATATATAAGTAATTTGTTGTACAGAATTTCAACTCTTCAGTTAGATGATAATATTCACAATATCAACATTCTATTTATTACCCACTCACCTTTTATTCTATCAGATATTCCATCTTCCAATATCCTAAGATTGGACATTGATAGTGAAACAAAAAGAGCCATTCCAATCGATAGTGGAGAGCAAACTTTTGGAGCTAATATTCACGACTTACTGGCAAATGATTTCTTCCTTGAGAATGGTTTTATGGGAGAGTTTTCAAAAAATAAAATTAACGAGATAATACGGTTTCTTACTATACACAAACTTGTTTCTAAGTTGAAGCAGCTAAATCAGAAAGCTGGTGATTCAGAGCAAGCAAACAATCAATTGAGAGACCAAAGAAAAAAGTTAGAATCTGAAATTCATATCTTTCTTCCCGAGCTGCCTAATGAGAATAACGATAGTGATTACATAAGCCATGAAGAATTGACAGTCGAAAGTTTAGAAAAACTTATTTCCAGAAAATTTCATCTAAACCTGAATGATTGTATCTCTACTATAAAAGTAATCGGGGAACCGATATTAAGGCATAAATTATTAGCAATGTACAATGAGGCTTTTCCAGTATCTGATGAAAAAGTTAAAGAACAGGAATTCTTAGAACTCGCTAAAAAGCTTAATTATACTGTAATAAAGGGATAGGAGTATGCTGTATTTAGATAAAACAAAGCCTGATATTAGATTCGCTATGGAAGAACATTTTAAAAATGTAAAATGTTTGATATGGAAAAAAATAGATGCTAAAGATCATTTGGGAGTAAGTAGATCTTGTGGAAATTCTAAGTGTAGTATTTGTAGTGGGAAAATTGAATCCATAAAAAATATTCCTGAAAAAGTTCTTTCATTTTTAAATGATGATATCTTTCTGGAAATGTTAATTTGTGGTTCTCCTGCTGATATACAATCTATTGATGAAGAATTTTGGAACCACATTTATCCTGGTTTTCAATACCAAGATTGGTTTGATATTATTAATAAAGATGATAAAAAGTTAAAAGAAGATGAAAAGACTTTTAAGTCTTTAATAAAGGGTACGATTTTAACTTTGAATAACATTATTGCATATAAAGGATGGTTTGTTGCCAATGAACCAACAAGCTATTATAGCGCATACCACCTTGCAACTTATTTAAATATCCGTTCTTGTGTCTATTGCAATAGAAGCTTCATTGTTTCTCAATTTAAGACAGAAGTTAATGGGAAAATAGGGAAGCTTATTCGTCCTCAATTTGACCACTGGTTCCCACAAGAGAAATACCCATTGTTAGCTTTATCGTTTTATAATTTAATTCCTAGTTGTTCTATTTGCAACAGCTCAGTAAAGGGAAGGAAGCAATTTAGTTTGTCAGAGTATATTCATCCATATGAAGATGACATTCTTGATTCAGTAATGTTTAGTTATACGCATATAGCTTCTATTGATTCATTAAAAGTAGAATTAACGGGAGTCAATAATGATCCTGATTTGGAAGGTAGAATAAATAGGACACTTAAAGATTTTTATATAGAGGAAATGTATAATTCGCATCAACCTGAGCTTAAAGATTTATTGACTATTAAACAAACTTATTCAGAAAATTATCTTAAAAACCTTAAAGAGTCCTTTCCTGACGCAAATCTTACAGATAATGAAATATATAGACTAGTATTCGGTGTAGAATTAGATTCTTCTGATTTTCATAAGCGCCCTTTTAGCAAGTTTAAATATGATATCTTAAAAGAATTAGGAATAATACAATTATAATATACTTGCTAACATGATGAACATCTTCGGAAAAACCATACGATTATTTTTAGTAGACGGAACCACTAATGGCCTTACAACTGCAGAACTCAGTAACTGGACGGGAATAGGCGTTAAAGTACCTCGTATCAAAATCAAAGAATATAGTAACCGTCCCGAGTTTCAAAAGCCTGGTGTTTATATTCTGATAGGTAAGGGAGAAAATAACGAAGATGCTGCTTATATTGGTGAAGCCGAGGTGATTGCCAATCGTTTGTTTCAACAAATTTCCGAAAAAGATTTTTGGAATGAAGTTATCTTTTTTGGCAGTAAAGACAAATACTTGAACAAAGCCAGTGTGAAATATTTGGAGAATAGGTTACATGAATTGGCCATAAAAGCCAGCAGATATTCCATCAATCAAAATATCCCAACCCGATCTGAATTATCAGAAGCGGAGCAGGCAGAGTTAGAAGAATTTTTGGCACATATAAAAGTCCTTACAGCCACTTTAGGACACAAGTTGTTTGAAGCTTTGGATGAAACTATTGAAGATAAAGAAGTACAAAATCAACTATTTTATTGTCGAAATGGAGCAGGAGCTGATAGCAAAGGAAGCCCATCTACAGAAGGCTTTATTGTTTATAAAGATTCCTTGTTTATGATCCAAGAACAACCTTCTTTAGCTGATGGTATTCATGTTGAAAGGCAAAAAATGCTAAGTGATGGAACTTTGAAAACTGAAGGAGCATTTTATCTGCTTACAAAAGATTATGTATTCACATCACCATCTCGGGCTGCCGCTGCGACACTTGCCAGATCAGCAAGCGGTCCTTTGGAATGGAAAACAGCTGAAGGTATTCAGTTGAAGTTTTATGATATCTAAAATTAGATAAGGCATAAACTAAGAAATTATGTCATACTATAGCCTTACTTTGGAGCTTAAAAAGTAAAACGATAGTATGACTATTTAATTTGACAAATGCTTAAATGGGCTAAATGAAGGAAATTGTTAGTGAGATTTGAGTATATTACTGTAACCTGCTTTCGTTATGAATGAAAAATCATTCATTAGTATCTATT contains the following coding sequences:
- a CDS encoding type I restriction endonuclease subunit R encodes the protein MAFNENSRVKIPALLHLMKLGYQYIPISLQNRREDTNIFEDIFVESLMRINSEVSQEEILRLLDEISLELDYEDLGRRFYQRLTASSGIKLIDFKNFNNNSFHVTAELTAKNGDEEFRPDITILINGMPLAFVEVKKPHNKEGVLAERSRINSRFKNKHFRRFANITQLMVFSNNMEYEDGIVEPVFGAFYATAAYADLHFNYFREDEDFPVKQKLDTVSELEENALLKDNNLLVIKHSPEFKVNKVPQTPTHRILTSLFSKERLAFILRYAIAYVEEESGLQKHIMRYPQLFATKAIASKLDDNKRKGIIWHTQGSGKTALAFFNVKHLTDYYQKKNIIPKFYFIVDRIDLLIQSSAEFANRGLKVNQVNSRQEFINDLQVVGAIHNDSGQPEITVVNIQKFSEDATVIKLPDYDINTQRVYFLDEAHRSYNPKGNYLANLINSDRNAVIIALTGTPLLREVAKEYDSKLLFGSYIHKYYYNRSIADGYTLRLIREEIEGSFKMEMKEVMEQIKLLKGDIKASDVYAEKPFAQGLLDYITKDLNEFRDYWQDESLGGMVVCDSSKQAKMLFQLFEEQYGEQETNADKLPMAAEPSAPYGKRKKRELTAALILHDENDKAIRKNLIKAYKGGKVDILFVYNMLLTGFDAKRLKKLYLARVIQDHNLLQTLTRVNRPYKTYQYGYVVDFADISKAFDRTNQLYFKELQDQLGDEMDMYSNLFKSETEIRAEIENIKETLFHYDTENRELFSQQISQLSDKKELLQLVKALRTAKELKNLIALQGLDELGELVDFEVLNRLLIEAQNRLDNLNFIENIGHAETSHNLLNAALEDIIFQFIKVGEEELKLADELKDQLRKTREALQSNFDQNDPVFVNLREELERIFKKKNLTETTQAEMVENLPLLRKIYDEAKELNRKNALLKAKYSNDEKYVRIHKRLTEKGKLNAKEMQLHRALMLVKNEVDDRLEGQEDYLNNEALFERYLIRLVAQKFVVDEKIGLDTEMRQNISTLIGKEYFQLYDNRL
- a CDS encoding class I SAM-dependent DNA methyltransferase yields the protein MTLDITYTTKTKQLIDNLKSVCANYGLGNDGNEFKIISQVFLYKFLNDKFHYEVKKQQQKLGKDADPELLMDLLDENVPQLRKDQLISHLHNIQNSDDFAKTFDDTLRDIGTQNAGIFSIKSYLGAKDKLFDELSQFISDASQRDAFCKALINKLFEFSFEESFEDYFEEKYDFFKDIFEYLIKDYNSDSGGKYAEYYTPNAVARIIANILVPEPVKQAKCYDPSVGSGSLLMSLAHKIGEDKCTIYSEDISQKSSTMLRLNLILNNLTHSIPNVIKTNTIAQPYYLDKQKFDYIVSNPPFKLDFSDFRDDLEKDSFKERFFAGIPNVPKAKKESMAIYLLFIQHIMHSLNDNGKAAIVVPTGFITAQSGIEKKIRERLIDKGWLRGVVSMPSNIFASTGTNVSVIFIDKKADGEHIVLMDASKLGETVKEGKNQRTVLTREEEARIVETFNNKKAIEDLSVIVTKKQIKEKNYSFSAGQYFEVKIEYIDITADEFQEKMKGFEERLSSLFVEGNRLDNEIQKQLKGVRYERD
- a CDS encoding restriction endonuclease subunit S encodes the protein MKEIKLTNFIDEISMGPFGSNIKVDNFKSSGIPVLNGSNLSNHKLVEDSFNFVSREKADSLGKANAKRGDIVITHRGTLGQVSFIPKNSKFERYVISQSQFRVRFNEKINAIYFSYLMKSEYGQGKLLSFKNHVGVPALAQATTNFKNLEMFIHNISDQQKIATILSSLDDKIELNNKINTELEQMAKTLYDYWFVQFDFPNEEGNPYKSSGGKMIYNEVLKREIPEGWEVNKLGALTSFLSRGISPKYIEGKGGIPVLNQKCIRGHRVLYEFQRRHDSEAKRSSSRLVEKYDVLVNSTGVGTLGRVALVRWLNEEDVTVDSHVTIVRAIAEKINTVFFGYSLLTKQAEIESFANGSTGQVELNRSQLSDVNLLVPPENFQNKFCEFYIPIIEKTSINERENHELTQLRDWLLPMLMNGQVKVNSEYKPKEENLSVAAEPIVAYINDTQLNIPVNKKGFAKQVLAGKIVSEFKYDPNFTDIKFQKIQFLAEHIIEADLNLNYYYQAAGPYDNKFMHTIYTDFNKQKWFDYQDKKFVALEKQEKIEGYYQGYFAPAQERLNKLFELLYHTSEAEAEIIATLYAVWNNRIIEGKPVTEIELIEDFYQWSDRKLQYKEEQLFAGLQWLKENEMEPKGFGQLIKKAKGKSNLN
- a CDS encoding ATP-binding protein — encoded protein: MVDSPILNNWYEAYRLIAELLFKTYKESQENPAKELYNRLKETRFSEINEGRLFRDRLSRISEWGLDPIQIFATFNYPKIGDRRINVINSLLEEFQSDKRVDDSTSFDGCPSPIITQIIQYRGWQAQNQIWTMFDEIMENGIKGLKQKHFLSLKDLRGIDIASFTMFLYWINSYEFLPLDRNTVDFLKSFNIIDSRPRTYKEYFELCTQKLTFNGEQYNNEDAFRNIVRDAYLYSNSSYTGEILSGSTISIISKIEPASAVEALETIAKRKQRERIKGFQIIALRPRKNIQGENSKQKHLKNLTEGELYQFYHSYRFNKESDDEIVYKPDEDLNLYSIGDLNISVSAIVGKNGSGKSTIADFLYLVINKIAFLKKIKSTEKLINEEVFADLFVRLDKLYKISVGDSIEVFEYELRDDDNTYNITTKKNEGKGIFETFDIESFCYSIVVNYSLYALNTNVLGNWIYPLFHKNDSYQTPIVLNPLRNNGNIDVNNEEGLAKSRMLSNILEPDLINFELNKIPELVSDSVPVRFILEYDEEKISRKKKKYRQLYKQLHQKHINKVINNIGFEINLESDFLKQAKEYVYLKIVEIANKYPKFKKFKNLPHWISSDKTQLQLYLSKLSEETSHITFKLRQAVNYLKYGIYNPGKDDEILFLSRKIREIKEETNLRTIELVPPAFFKTNIVFNHGGTFNELSSGEKQQVFSINTIAYHIYNIASVMYEKDTFKYNNINIVFDEVELYFHPEMQRTYISNLLYRISTLQLDDNIHNINILFITHSPFILSDIPSSNILRLDIDSETKRAIPIDSGEQTFGANIHDLLANDFFLENGFMGEFSKNKINEIIRFLTIHKLVSKLKQLNQKAGDSEQANNQLRDQRKKLESEIHIFLPELPNENNDSDYISHEELTVESLEKLISRKFHLNLNDCISTIKVIGEPILRHKLLAMYNEAFPVSDEKVKEQEFLELAKKLNYTVIKG
- a CDS encoding GIY-YIG nuclease family protein gives rise to the protein MMNIFGKTIRLFLVDGTTNGLTTAELSNWTGIGVKVPRIKIKEYSNRPEFQKPGVYILIGKGENNEDAAYIGEAEVIANRLFQQISEKDFWNEVIFFGSKDKYLNKASVKYLENRLHELAIKASRYSINQNIPTRSELSEAEQAELEEFLAHIKVLTATLGHKLFEALDETIEDKEVQNQLFYCRNGAGADSKGSPSTEGFIVYKDSLFMIQEQPSLADGIHVERQKMLSDGTLKTEGAFYLLTKDYVFTSPSRAAAATLARSASGPLEWKTAEGIQLKFYDI